In one window of Candidatus Effluviviaceae Genus V sp. DNA:
- the vorB gene encoding 3-methyl-2-oxobutanoate dehydrogenase subunit VorB, producing MGEKVFMRGNDAIGEAAVQAGCQCYFGYPITPQNELTAYMSKRMIEEGRVFIQSESEIAAVNMCFGAAAVGQRTMTSSSGPGISLKQEGISYMAGAELPMFFVNVMRGGPGLGNIAPAQSDYFQCTRGGGHGDYRVICYAPSNVQELYDYTMLGFDVADRYRNPSMIAADGILGQMMEPLVLNEYKDPGDLPTKQPWRLGDPSTPEPIWITSVHLGEGKLEEHNLELQKKYDAIERDEVRYEETMLDDAEIVMVAYGTAARVAKTALAVAREEGIKVGLFRPITIWPYPYQQVRDLADRVENLLVVEMSLGQMWEDVRLAVEGNARVHLHGRTAGGVPVVTEVVEHLKKVMASKGDEIIRNF from the coding sequence ATGGGCGAGAAGGTCTTCATGAGGGGGAACGATGCCATTGGCGAGGCCGCCGTACAGGCCGGTTGCCAGTGCTACTTCGGGTACCCCATCACGCCGCAGAACGAGCTTACCGCGTACATGTCGAAGCGGATGATCGAAGAGGGCAGGGTCTTCATCCAGAGCGAGAGCGAGATCGCCGCGGTCAACATGTGCTTCGGCGCCGCGGCCGTGGGCCAGAGGACGATGACGTCCTCGTCGGGTCCCGGCATCAGCCTGAAGCAGGAGGGCATCTCGTACATGGCCGGCGCCGAGCTGCCCATGTTCTTCGTCAACGTGATGCGGGGCGGGCCCGGCCTCGGGAACATCGCGCCGGCGCAGTCGGACTACTTCCAGTGCACGCGGGGCGGCGGCCACGGCGACTACCGTGTCATCTGCTATGCGCCCTCCAACGTGCAGGAGCTCTACGACTACACGATGCTCGGTTTCGACGTCGCCGATCGATACAGAAACCCGTCGATGATCGCGGCCGACGGCATCCTCGGTCAGATGATGGAGCCGCTGGTCCTCAACGAGTACAAGGACCCGGGCGACCTGCCGACGAAGCAGCCGTGGCGCCTCGGCGACCCGAGCACGCCCGAGCCGATCTGGATCACGTCGGTCCATCTGGGCGAGGGCAAGCTCGAGGAACACAACCTCGAGCTCCAGAAGAAGTACGATGCGATCGAGAGAGACGAGGTGCGGTACGAGGAGACCATGCTCGACGACGCGGAGATCGTCATGGTCGCGTACGGCACGGCGGCACGTGTCGCGAAGACGGCGCTCGCCGTGGCCCGGGAAGAGGGCATCAAGGTCGGGCTCTTCCGTCCGATCACGATCTGGCCGTACCCGTACCAGCAGGTCCGCGATCTGGCCGACCGGGTCGAGAATCTCCTGGTCGTCGAGATGAGCCTGGGGCAGATGTGGGAGGATGTGAGGCTCGCCGTCGAGGGGAACGCGCGCGTTCACCTGCACGGCCGGACGGCCGGCGGCGTTCCCGTCGTCACCGAGGTCGTCGAGCATCTCAAGAAGGTCATGGCCTCGAAGGGCGACGAGATCATCCGGAACTTCTAG
- the purQ gene encoding phosphoribosylformylglycinamidine synthase I produces the protein MNAPRAAVIRFPGVNCEEETRRAVEASGGACDIVMWNDAREVLEGYDGYVLPGGFSYQDRVRAGAIAAKDAVVQLLVAAAEAGKPVLGIYNGAQVLLESGLVPGCEPGRVEMALATNVMPDRDGYHARWCHLRVAAAGSCATLGVGEGDVLPIPVAHAEGRFVSRTDGLFETLAREGQIVMTYATSDGGNPDGFPSNPNGSRENVAAVSNPPGNVVAMMPHPERAARLGQVPTVLEGPWGARRRDAGAEAFDDPGPGSAVFDGFVASCRKGAVR, from the coding sequence ATGAACGCTCCCAGGGCAGCCGTCATCCGCTTTCCGGGGGTCAACTGCGAGGAGGAGACGCGCCGCGCCGTCGAGGCCTCGGGCGGGGCGTGCGACATCGTCATGTGGAACGACGCTCGAGAGGTCCTGGAAGGCTACGACGGCTACGTGCTGCCGGGCGGCTTCTCGTATCAGGACCGGGTGCGTGCCGGGGCGATCGCCGCGAAGGACGCCGTGGTGCAGCTGCTCGTCGCGGCGGCGGAGGCAGGGAAGCCCGTCCTCGGCATCTACAACGGGGCCCAGGTGCTTCTGGAGTCGGGGCTGGTGCCCGGGTGTGAGCCCGGCCGTGTCGAGATGGCGCTCGCGACGAACGTGATGCCCGACCGCGACGGCTACCACGCCCGCTGGTGCCACCTCCGCGTCGCGGCGGCGGGTTCGTGCGCGACGTTAGGCGTCGGGGAGGGCGATGTGCTCCCGATCCCCGTGGCGCACGCGGAGGGACGCTTCGTCTCGAGGACCGACGGTCTCTTCGAGACGCTGGCCCGCGAGGGCCAGATCGTCATGACCTACGCCACTTCCGACGGCGGCAACCCGGACGGCTTCCCCTCGAACCCGAACGGCTCGAGGGAGAACGTCGCGGCCGTCTCGAACCCCCCTGGGAACGTCGTCGCCATGATGCCGCATCCCGAGCGGGCCGCGAGGCTCGGGCAGGTGCCGACCGTACTCGAGGGACCGTGGGGAGCCCGCCGCCGCGACGCCGGCGCCGAGGCGTTCGACGACCCCGGTCCCGGCTCGGCGGTCTTCGACGGGTTCGTCGCGTCGTGCCGGAAGGGGGCCGTGCGATGA
- a CDS encoding 2-oxoglutarate oxidoreductase → MEKVFTKPEAMKPEQTLYCPGCGHGTAHRMVAELVDEFGLRERAIGIAPVGCSVFADRYWNFDVISAAHGRAPAVATGMKRGNPDSFVICYQGDGDLAAIGTAETIHAANRGEHFVTIFVNNAIYGMTGGQMAPTTLCGQRSQTCQLGRDPDIMGHPIRVCELVRDLPGVAYLARGAVDSPKNVIQTKKHMKKAFQTAIDGKGWSLVEVVSPCPTNWGMAPQKALQWLRENLLEHYELGVFRDCEAE, encoded by the coding sequence ATGGAGAAGGTCTTCACCAAGCCGGAGGCGATGAAGCCTGAGCAGACGCTCTACTGTCCGGGATGCGGGCACGGCACCGCGCACCGGATGGTCGCGGAGCTCGTCGACGAGTTCGGGCTCAGGGAGCGGGCCATCGGCATCGCGCCCGTCGGCTGCTCCGTCTTCGCCGATCGCTACTGGAACTTCGACGTCATCTCGGCCGCTCACGGACGGGCGCCCGCGGTGGCCACCGGGATGAAGCGGGGAAACCCCGACAGCTTCGTCATCTGCTATCAGGGGGACGGTGACCTGGCCGCCATCGGGACCGCCGAGACGATCCACGCCGCGAACCGCGGCGAGCACTTCGTGACGATCTTCGTCAATAACGCCATCTACGGCATGACCGGCGGACAGATGGCGCCGACCACGCTCTGCGGTCAGCGCTCCCAGACGTGCCAGCTCGGGCGAGACCCCGACATCATGGGACATCCGATCCGGGTCTGTGAGCTCGTGCGCGACCTCCCGGGCGTGGCCTATCTGGCGCGCGGCGCGGTCGACTCGCCCAAGAACGTCATTCAGACGAAGAAGCACATGAAGAAGGCGTTCCAGACGGCCATCGACGGCAAGGGCTGGAGCCTTGTCGAGGTCGTCTCCCCGTGCCCCACGAACTGGGGTATGGCGCCTCAGAAGGCGCTCCAGTGGCTTCGTGAGAACCTCCTCGAGCACTATGAACTCGGGGTCTTCAGGGACTGCGAGGCCGAGTAG
- a CDS encoding 4Fe-4S dicluster domain-containing protein: MPKIEIDVDRCKGCGYCVEACPQDILELAETFNKMGYHPVECVNPDKCTGCTFCALVCPDLAITVYK, translated from the coding sequence GTGCCGAAGATCGAGATCGACGTCGATCGCTGCAAGGGCTGCGGGTATTGCGTCGAGGCGTGTCCCCAGGACATCCTCGAACTCGCCGAGACGTTCAACAAGATGGGCTACCATCCCGTCGAGTGCGTGAACCCGGACAAGTGCACAGGATGCACGTTCTGCGCGCTGGTCTGCCCGGATCTGGCGATCACGGTCTACAAGTAA
- a CDS encoding 2-oxoacid:ferredoxin oxidoreductase subunit gamma: protein MIHRIRCAGFGGQGIVLMGKLLGQAGMMEDKHTTFFPQYGAAMRGGTANCSVIVSDDEIASPMVETPDVALIMNGPSLVRFEPTVAPDGWVFYNTSLIDREVERDDVQVMKVPANNIAEEVGTARSANMVMLGAVAKKLGVVSIDSLMGALDVMLAGKGDKIMEMNREAMRRGAALAE from the coding sequence ATGATACATCGGATCAGATGCGCGGGGTTCGGCGGCCAGGGGATCGTCCTCATGGGCAAGCTCCTCGGGCAGGCCGGGATGATGGAGGACAAGCACACGACGTTCTTCCCGCAGTACGGAGCCGCCATGCGGGGAGGCACGGCGAACTGCTCGGTGATCGTTTCGGATGATGAGATCGCGTCGCCGATGGTCGAGACGCCGGACGTCGCGCTCATCATGAACGGACCGTCGCTCGTGCGATTCGAGCCGACGGTGGCGCCCGACGGCTGGGTGTTCTACAACACGTCGCTCATCGACAGGGAGGTCGAGCGCGACGATGTTCAGGTGATGAAGGTCCCGGCCAACAACATCGCCGAGGAGGTCGGCACCGCCCGATCGGCCAATATGGTGATGCTCGGGGCCGTAGCGAAGAAGCTCGGCGTCGTGTCGATCGACTCCCTGATGGGCGCGCTCGACGTCATGCTGGCCGGCAAGGGCGACAAGATCATGGAGATGAACCGCGAGGCCATGCGGCGGGGAGCGGCCCTCGCTGAGTAG